A part of Microbacterium terregens genomic DNA contains:
- a CDS encoding carotenoid oxygenase family protein: protein MTINERQSLYVQPQFHTVPSFYGRQFEPVRLEADLFDCQIEGVFPEQLKGTFFGLGPDHQYPTFEDDIILNGDGSLLSWRIEDGHVDFKSRYVQTERFTAEREARKKLFNAYRNPARDDPDAPGLMQRDNTGNTYAWYFNGRLFALREDSHPNEIDPVTLETKDVFNFDGALKSTALSAHGKVDPVTGEWWAFGMYAERQWAGECALIVADKNAKLIREEYFVAPYPGMMHDFAVTREHVIFDIQPFRVDEERMKKGGQFYAFDPDQPSLWGIMPRDGSTSDIRWFRAPGVVCGHIMNAYTEGKKVIVDAPAAPGNSFPFFTDVAGNPTDIELGNATITRLEFDLVGESDQPKVTRIHGAVGEMPKIDDRFAMMRYKYGFFRGADGLNRIDWDTLEVRNYPMVAPNVLHECTFVPRYEGAAEGDGWLLAVVNHAATNRGALVVFDAMKIEEGPIAKAKIPYSTHMTFHGSFAPGVL, encoded by the coding sequence ATGACGATCAACGAACGGCAGTCTCTGTACGTGCAACCGCAGTTCCACACCGTCCCGTCGTTCTATGGACGACAGTTCGAGCCGGTCCGCCTGGAGGCGGACCTCTTCGACTGTCAGATCGAGGGCGTCTTTCCCGAGCAGCTGAAGGGCACCTTCTTCGGTCTCGGTCCCGACCACCAGTACCCGACCTTCGAGGACGACATCATCCTCAACGGCGACGGCAGCCTGCTGTCCTGGCGGATCGAGGACGGCCACGTGGACTTCAAGTCCCGCTACGTCCAGACGGAGCGATTCACGGCGGAGCGTGAAGCACGCAAGAAGCTCTTCAACGCCTACCGGAACCCCGCGCGCGACGACCCCGATGCTCCAGGACTGATGCAGCGCGACAATACGGGAAACACGTACGCCTGGTACTTCAACGGACGTCTGTTCGCCCTGCGTGAGGACTCGCACCCGAACGAGATCGATCCCGTCACACTGGAGACCAAGGACGTCTTCAACTTCGATGGCGCGCTGAAATCCACTGCGCTCTCGGCGCACGGCAAGGTCGACCCCGTCACCGGCGAATGGTGGGCGTTCGGAATGTACGCCGAGCGCCAATGGGCCGGCGAGTGCGCACTCATCGTCGCCGACAAGAACGCCAAGCTCATTCGCGAGGAGTACTTCGTCGCGCCGTACCCGGGCATGATGCACGACTTCGCGGTGACCAGGGAACACGTGATCTTCGACATCCAGCCGTTCCGCGTGGACGAGGAGCGGATGAAGAAGGGCGGCCAGTTCTACGCGTTCGACCCTGACCAGCCGTCACTATGGGGCATCATGCCGCGCGACGGCAGCACGTCCGACATCCGGTGGTTCCGGGCTCCGGGCGTGGTGTGCGGACACATCATGAACGCGTATACCGAGGGGAAGAAGGTCATCGTCGATGCCCCCGCCGCCCCGGGTAACTCGTTCCCGTTCTTCACCGACGTCGCCGGCAACCCGACCGATATCGAACTCGGCAACGCGACCATCACACGGCTGGAGTTCGATCTGGTCGGGGAGTCGGACCAGCCGAAGGTGACGCGCATCCACGGTGCGGTCGGCGAAATGCCGAAGATCGACGACCGGTTCGCCATGATGCGCTATAAGTACGGATTCTTCCGCGGCGCCGACGGACTCAACCGCATCGACTGGGACACGCTCGAGGTGCGCAACTACCCGATGGTCGCACCCAACGTGCTTCACGAGTGCACTTTCGTCCCGCGCTACGAGGGCGCCGCCGAGGGGGACGGATGGCTGCTGGCCGTCGTCAACCATGCGGCGACCAACCGAGGCGCGCTCGTCGTCTTCGACGCGATGAAGATCGAGGAGGGACCGATCGCGAAGGCGAAGATCCCGTACTCGACGCACATGACCTTCCACGGGAGCTTCGCCCCGGGAGTGCTGTAG